A genomic region of Pseudomonas migulae contains the following coding sequences:
- the guaA gene encoding glutamine-hydrolyzing GMP synthase: protein MALDIHAHRILILDFGSQYTQLIARRVREIGVYCELHPFDMDDEAIREFAPKGVILAGGPESVHVADSPRCPQAVFDLGVPVFGICYGMQTMAEQLGGKVEGSELREFGYARVDVVGKSRLLDGIEDHIDADGLFGLDVWMSHGDKVTKMPQEFHILASTPSCPIAGMFDDARGYYGVQFHPEVTHTKQGGRILSRFILDICGCEALWTPSKIAEDAIAQVRAQVGTDNVLLGLSGGVDSSVVAALLHKAIGDQLTCVFVDNGLLRLHEGEQVMAMFAENMGVKVIRANAEDQFLDNLAGESDPEKKRKIIGRTFIDVFDAQSNKLDNIKYLAQGTIYPDVIESAGAKSGKAHVIKSHHNVGGLPEEMNLKLVEPLRELFKDEVRRLGLELGLPYDMVYRHPFPGPGLGVRILGEVKKEYADLLRRADHIFIEELRKADWYHKVSQAFVVFQPVKSVGVVGDGRRYAWVVALRAVETIDFMTARWAHLPYELLETVSGRIINEIEGISRVTYDVSSKPPATIEWE from the coding sequence ATGGCCCTCGACATCCACGCTCACCGCATCCTGATCCTCGATTTCGGTTCCCAGTACACCCAGCTGATTGCCCGCCGCGTGCGTGAAATCGGCGTGTACTGCGAACTGCATCCGTTCGACATGGATGACGAAGCGATTCGCGAATTCGCTCCAAAAGGCGTCATTCTCGCCGGCGGCCCCGAGTCCGTGCACGTAGCCGACAGCCCGCGCTGCCCGCAAGCGGTGTTTGACCTGGGCGTTCCGGTCTTCGGTATCTGCTACGGCATGCAAACCATGGCTGAACAGCTGGGTGGCAAGGTCGAAGGTTCCGAGCTGCGTGAGTTCGGTTACGCCCGTGTCGACGTGGTCGGCAAAAGCCGTCTGCTGGACGGCATCGAAGACCATATCGACGCCGACGGCCTGTTCGGCCTCGACGTGTGGATGAGCCACGGTGACAAAGTCACCAAAATGCCGCAGGAATTCCACATTCTCGCCAGCACCCCGAGCTGCCCGATTGCCGGCATGTTCGACGACGCTCGCGGCTACTACGGCGTGCAGTTCCACCCGGAAGTGACCCACACCAAGCAGGGCGGTCGCATCCTGTCGCGCTTCATCCTCGACATCTGCGGCTGCGAAGCCCTGTGGACGCCGTCGAAGATTGCTGAAGACGCCATCGCTCAGGTTCGCGCCCAGGTCGGCACCGACAACGTCTTGCTCGGCCTGTCCGGCGGCGTTGACTCCTCGGTGGTTGCCGCGCTGCTGCACAAAGCCATCGGCGACCAGCTGACCTGCGTCTTCGTCGACAACGGCCTGCTGCGTCTGCACGAAGGCGAGCAAGTGATGGCCATGTTCGCCGAGAACATGGGCGTCAAGGTGATCCGCGCCAACGCCGAAGACCAGTTCCTCGACAATCTGGCAGGCGAAAGCGACCCAGAGAAAAAGCGCAAGATCATCGGCCGCACCTTCATCGACGTCTTCGATGCCCAGTCCAACAAACTGGACAACATCAAGTACCTCGCCCAGGGCACCATCTACCCGGACGTGATCGAGTCGGCTGGCGCGAAAAGCGGCAAGGCTCACGTGATCAAGTCGCACCACAACGTGGGCGGCCTGCCGGAAGAAATGAACCTCAAGCTGGTTGAACCCCTGCGCGAGCTGTTCAAAGACGAAGTCCGTCGTCTGGGCCTGGAACTCGGCCTGCCGTACGACATGGTCTACCGTCACCCGTTCCCGGGCCCGGGCCTGGGCGTGCGGATCCTCGGTGAAGTGAAGAAGGAATACGCCGACCTGCTGCGTCGCGCCGACCACATCTTCATCGAAGAACTGCGCAAGGCCGACTGGTACCACAAGGTCAGCCAGGCATTCGTTGTGTTCCAACCGGTGAAATCGGTTGGCGTGGTCGGCGATGGCCGTCGTTACGCCTGGGTCGTGGCCCTGCGTGCCGTGGAAACCATCGACTTCATGACCGCGCGTTGGGCTCACCTGCCTTACGAACTGCTGGAAACCGTCAGCGGCCGGATCATCAATGAAATCGAAGGCATCTCCCGCGTCACTTACGACGTGTCGAGCAAGCCGCCAGCGACGATTGAGTGGGAATAA
- a CDS encoding AAA domain-containing protein, with translation MVSINVCGVDKTRQISDWTIKSDRRGGFLLTCHYPSGKSFPNPLDDCEVVPTREVKDQLLRKKGSSVTSAIAKAVIYGEKYAVIQYPGNTTSYVFKMDAIELVPPTAMKDEPAFHYFRSVATARVDRADLKDKPIAENVLRQLDAITACADTALHAYCSGQNGRHTQTGDFIFPFGINESQLQAVERAFTSQISLIEGPPGTGKTQTILNIVANILLRGKNVAVVSNNNSAVANVCEKLGKSGLDYLVAELGSKENREAFFANPRPRPSAIPQTSPSMERIQVVLQQLKQFLQVRNVVAQLQTEIHELEVEQGYLRQWQQDNGVQAPVALDKYKLTPQKAADLMAYLTHLGGDRVRVKDRIELLFNFRILRIRPFDNWEKRKSTFYGLQLHYYDKALQERKAALATHQETLRLGNYQALLDELTGASMKYLKQHLHQHVPDEPFDAKTYKRKFDEFVRRYPIISSSTHSIINSLQGGAMLDYVIIDEASQQDIVPGILALGCAKNLIIVGDRKQLAHIPAELGMTAPKDDYDCEKYSLLDSCISVFKGSIPMTLLKEHYRCHPRIIQFCNQQFYDNQLVAMTQDCGEKPLSLLVTAKGNHTRKTTNLRELDSLLAMLEGEGESTWEGEDGRGFIAPFRAQATLSGTLLPADFVNDTVHKFQGRECDEIVFSTVLDKKSNTPKLLAFVDDPRMVNVAVSRAKNRFTLVTGDEVFTANNGHVAALVRYIEYYAEEGQMHRAPVISAFDLLYNEYDQSLERLNARLRRNDSEYKSERIVAQILREMLSQEACQAITFHSQIVLNQLASPASESLTPRERSFMRNGASCDFVLYFKVGKKPLGVIEVDGGSHDKPDQAERDALKDSILRKCEIPLLRLRTVESRIEQRVAVFVMQWATSVSKDIAT, from the coding sequence ATGGTTTCCATCAACGTGTGCGGTGTAGACAAGACCCGGCAGATCAGTGACTGGACAATAAAAAGTGACAGGCGCGGTGGATTTTTGCTGACTTGCCACTATCCATCGGGCAAGAGCTTTCCTAACCCGTTGGATGACTGCGAGGTCGTTCCTACCCGAGAGGTGAAAGACCAGCTACTACGGAAAAAGGGCAGCTCAGTAACAAGCGCAATTGCGAAGGCTGTGATCTACGGTGAGAAGTACGCCGTCATTCAGTATCCGGGGAACACGACGAGTTACGTGTTCAAGATGGACGCGATCGAACTGGTTCCACCGACGGCGATGAAGGACGAGCCGGCATTCCACTATTTCCGTTCTGTGGCTACTGCCCGAGTTGATCGAGCCGACCTGAAGGACAAGCCAATCGCCGAAAATGTGTTGCGACAGCTGGATGCAATAACTGCATGCGCTGATACGGCATTGCACGCCTACTGCTCCGGGCAGAACGGACGGCATACACAAACGGGAGACTTCATCTTTCCTTTCGGTATCAATGAAAGCCAACTTCAAGCCGTCGAGCGTGCCTTCACCTCACAGATCAGTCTGATCGAAGGGCCTCCTGGCACTGGCAAGACCCAAACCATTCTGAACATCGTCGCCAATATCCTGTTGCGTGGGAAAAACGTGGCGGTGGTGTCCAACAACAATTCAGCCGTCGCGAATGTCTGTGAAAAACTGGGCAAGTCCGGGCTGGATTATCTTGTCGCCGAGTTGGGCAGCAAAGAGAACCGCGAAGCATTCTTCGCCAACCCTCGTCCTCGACCTTCGGCTATTCCTCAAACCTCGCCTTCGATGGAGCGTATCCAGGTCGTCTTGCAGCAGTTGAAGCAATTTCTGCAGGTTCGGAACGTGGTGGCGCAGCTGCAGACTGAAATCCATGAGCTTGAGGTGGAACAGGGCTATCTCCGGCAATGGCAGCAGGATAACGGCGTGCAGGCTCCCGTCGCCCTGGATAAGTACAAGCTTACCCCGCAGAAGGCCGCCGACCTGATGGCTTACCTGACGCATCTTGGAGGCGACCGTGTCAGGGTCAAGGACAGAATCGAACTGCTGTTCAATTTCAGGATTTTGCGCATCAGGCCATTTGATAACTGGGAAAAGCGCAAATCGACCTTCTATGGCCTGCAGCTTCATTACTACGACAAGGCACTGCAGGAACGAAAAGCCGCATTGGCCACTCATCAGGAGACGTTGCGACTCGGCAATTACCAGGCGCTGCTGGATGAGCTGACGGGCGCTTCGATGAAGTATCTCAAGCAGCACCTGCATCAGCATGTGCCGGACGAGCCCTTTGACGCCAAGACTTACAAGCGCAAATTCGATGAATTCGTGAGGCGCTATCCAATCATCTCCAGCAGTACGCATTCGATCATCAACTCGCTTCAAGGCGGGGCGATGCTCGACTACGTCATTATTGACGAGGCCTCCCAACAGGACATCGTTCCGGGAATATTGGCGCTGGGTTGTGCGAAGAACCTGATTATCGTCGGCGACAGAAAGCAGTTGGCGCACATTCCGGCAGAACTGGGCATGACGGCGCCCAAGGACGACTACGACTGCGAGAAATACAGCCTGCTCGATTCGTGCATTAGTGTGTTCAAGGGTTCGATCCCGATGACTTTGTTGAAAGAGCACTATCGTTGTCACCCGCGAATCATTCAGTTCTGCAATCAGCAGTTCTACGACAACCAGTTGGTTGCGATGACGCAAGACTGTGGGGAAAAGCCGTTGTCGCTGCTCGTTACCGCTAAGGGCAACCACACGCGAAAGACAACTAACCTGCGAGAGCTTGATTCGCTGTTGGCGATGCTTGAAGGCGAAGGCGAAAGTACATGGGAGGGAGAGGACGGAAGGGGCTTCATTGCACCTTTCAGGGCACAGGCGACGCTTTCAGGCACGCTGTTGCCGGCTGATTTCGTCAATGACACCGTGCATAAATTCCAAGGACGAGAGTGCGACGAGATCGTCTTTTCAACCGTGCTGGATAAAAAGAGCAATACTCCGAAATTACTGGCTTTCGTGGATGATCCGCGCATGGTCAATGTGGCGGTATCCAGAGCCAAAAATCGCTTCACGCTGGTTACCGGAGACGAAGTCTTCACGGCGAACAACGGGCATGTCGCGGCGTTGGTGCGCTACATCGAATACTACGCCGAAGAAGGGCAGATGCACCGCGCGCCGGTAATATCGGCCTTTGACCTGCTCTACAACGAATACGACCAATCGCTCGAACGACTCAATGCGCGATTGCGACGCAATGATTCGGAGTACAAGTCCGAGCGGATCGTTGCGCAGATACTGCGAGAGATGCTGAGTCAGGAGGCGTGCCAGGCGATCACGTTCCACTCGCAGATCGTGCTGAACCAATTGGCCTCGCCAGCCAGCGAAAGCCTGACACCACGGGAGCGCTCATTCATGAGAAACGGCGCCAGTTGCGACTTCGTGCTCTATTTCAAGGTCGGGAAAAAACCGCTGGGCGTGATAGAGGTCGATGGTGGCAGCCATGACAAGCCGGATCAGGCTGAACGCGATGCCTTGAAAGACAGCATCCTGCGCAAGTGTGAAATTCCCTTGCTACGCTTGCGAACCGTCGAAAGCCGCATTGAACAAAGAGTGGCCGTATTTGTGATGCAGTGGGCAACCAGCGTTTCGAAGGACATTGCGACGTAG
- a CDS encoding multicopper oxidase family protein — MSFTRRQILGGLAGLVVVGVGAGGASRYWLGKMADAETGHDYELIAAPLDVELVAGHKTEAWAFGPSAPGTELRVRQGEWLRVRFINHLPVATTIHWHGIRLPLEMDGVPYVSQLPVLPGEYFDYKFRVPDAGSYWYHPHVNSSEELGRGLVGPLIIEEREPTGFKYEKTLSLKSWHVDEEGAFVAFSIPREAARGGTAGRLSTINGVSQAVIDLPAGQITRVRLLNLDNTLTYRLNIPGVEAQIYALDGNPIEPRPLGKEYWLGPGMRICLAIKAPPAGEELSLRNGPVRLGTFRSVANADAPTQWPPALPANPVAEPDLANAEKLNFNFEWVGSVSVNVDNGKPPSLWQINGKAWDITDKTCADRPIAKLEKGKSYIFELKNMTQYQHPIHLHGMSFKVIASNRHKVIPYFTDTYLLGKNERAQVALVADNPGVWMFHCHVIDHMETGLMAAIEVA, encoded by the coding sequence ATGTCCTTTACCCGTCGCCAAATTCTCGGTGGCCTGGCCGGTCTTGTTGTCGTTGGTGTCGGAGCGGGGGGCGCATCGCGGTATTGGCTGGGCAAGATGGCCGACGCGGAGACCGGTCACGACTATGAACTGATCGCCGCGCCGCTGGACGTCGAGCTGGTGGCGGGGCACAAGACCGAAGCCTGGGCGTTCGGCCCGTCGGCGCCGGGCACCGAGTTGCGCGTGCGTCAGGGCGAATGGCTGCGGGTGCGGTTCATCAACCATCTGCCGGTGGCGACCACCATTCACTGGCACGGCATCCGCCTGCCGCTGGAAATGGACGGCGTGCCCTACGTCTCGCAGCTTCCGGTCTTGCCGGGTGAATATTTCGACTACAAATTCCGCGTGCCCGACGCCGGCAGCTACTGGTATCACCCGCACGTGAACAGCAGCGAAGAACTTGGCCGGGGCCTGGTGGGTCCGTTGATCATCGAAGAGCGCGAACCGACCGGTTTCAAATACGAAAAGACCTTGAGCCTCAAGAGCTGGCACGTCGATGAAGAAGGCGCGTTCGTTGCGTTCAGTATTCCTCGCGAAGCAGCCCGTGGCGGTACCGCAGGGCGTCTGTCGACCATCAATGGTGTCTCGCAAGCGGTGATCGACTTGCCCGCCGGGCAGATCACCCGGGTGCGTCTGCTCAACCTCGATAACACCCTGACCTACCGGCTCAACATTCCGGGCGTCGAAGCGCAGATCTACGCGCTGGACGGCAACCCCATCGAACCGCGCCCGCTCGGCAAGGAATACTGGCTCGGCCCGGGCATGCGCATTTGCCTGGCGATCAAGGCGCCACCGGCCGGTGAAGAGCTATCCCTGCGCAACGGCCCGGTTCGCCTGGGTACGTTCCGCTCCGTGGCGAACGCCGATGCACCGACCCAGTGGCCGCCCGCGCTGCCCGCCAACCCGGTGGCCGAGCCCGACCTGGCCAATGCCGAGAAACTCAACTTCAATTTCGAATGGGTCGGCTCGGTGTCGGTGAACGTCGACAACGGCAAGCCGCCGAGCCTGTGGCAGATCAACGGCAAGGCGTGGGACATCACCGACAAGACCTGCGCCGACCGTCCGATTGCCAAGCTTGAGAAGGGCAAGAGCTACATTTTCGAATTGAAGAACATGACTCAGTATCAGCACCCGATTCACTTGCATGGCATGAGCTTCAAAGTCATTGCGTCGAATCGGCACAAGGTGATTCCGTACTTCACCGACACCTACCTGTTGGGCAAGAACGAACGTGCGCAAGTCGCGTTGGTCGCCGATAACCCTGGGGTGTGGATGTTCCATTGCCATGTGATCGACCACATGGAAACCGGCCTGATGGCCGCCATCGAGGTGGCGTGA
- the tadA gene encoding tRNA adenosine(34) deaminase TadA, producing MRQIRPAAIIDRSRDRDFMREALALAAQGAALGEVPVGAVLVQDGEIIGRGFNCPISGNDPSAHAEMVAIRAAALAASNYRLPGSTLYVTLEPCSMCAGLIVHSRIARVVYGALEPKAGIVQSQGQFFTQGFLNHRVLYEGGVLAEECGAVLSEFFKARRAKPSE from the coding sequence ATGCGTCAGATTCGTCCCGCCGCGATCATCGACCGCAGCCGTGATCGTGATTTCATGCGCGAAGCCCTGGCCCTGGCCGCCCAAGGTGCGGCGCTGGGCGAAGTGCCGGTGGGCGCGGTGCTGGTTCAGGACGGTGAAATCATCGGTCGTGGTTTCAATTGCCCGATCAGCGGCAACGACCCGAGCGCGCATGCCGAGATGGTCGCGATCCGTGCCGCGGCTTTGGCGGCCAGCAACTACCGCCTGCCGGGCAGCACGCTGTACGTGACGCTCGAGCCGTGCAGCATGTGCGCCGGGTTGATCGTGCACTCGCGGATTGCGCGGGTGGTGTATGGCGCTTTGGAGCCGAAAGCGGGGATTGTGCAGAGTCAGGGGCAGTTTTTTACCCAGGGCTTTTTGAATCACCGGGTGTTGTATGAAGGTGGGGTGTTGGCGGAAGAGTGCGGGGCGGTTTTGAGTGAGTTCTTCAAGGCCCGTCGCGCAAAACCTTCAGAATAA
- a CDS encoding transposase gives MRKSYSSEFKLKAASLVLDEGQSVPEVCANLDIGPTALRRWVDQVRKERLGSTPVGAKAITADQREIQKLKALLRQKDLDIEILKKASALLLLDAKDHSR, from the coding sequence ATGCGTAAATCCTATTCGAGTGAGTTCAAACTCAAGGCTGCCAGCCTGGTGCTGGATGAGGGGCAGTCGGTTCCCGAGGTCTGTGCCAATCTGGATATCGGTCCTACGGCCTTGCGCCGCTGGGTCGATCAAGTTCGCAAGGAGCGCTTGGGCTCGACTCCGGTGGGCGCCAAGGCGATTACCGCGGATCAGCGAGAGATCCAGAAACTCAAAGCCTTGCTCAGGCAAAAAGACCTGGATATCGAAATCCTAAAAAAGGCCAGTGCTCTCCTGCTTTTGGACGCCAAAGATCATTCTCGTTGA
- a CDS encoding IS3 family transposase produces the protein MIDELDEQYGVNNCCRVFGVNRSSFYAWRQRQGKVNPEREKLKAVLVKHHRASRESAGARTLAKELQADGHRVGRYMARSLMREAGIASRQRRRHKYKSPGVEALVAPHVLKRKFDVTAVNQVWCGDVTYIKVGKRWLYFAAVLDLYARRIVGWSFSMISDATLTCEALRMAVELRSRPKDVLFHSDQGCQYTSHKFRNELLAHGLRQSMSRKGECWDNAPMERFFGSLKSEWVPETGYGSEHEARADVQRYVSRYNIARPHSYNDYRPPVTMERLAA, from the coding sequence TTGATCGATGAGCTGGACGAGCAGTACGGCGTTAACAATTGCTGTCGGGTTTTTGGTGTCAACCGCAGCAGCTTTTACGCCTGGCGTCAGCGCCAAGGCAAAGTGAACCCTGAGCGGGAGAAGCTCAAGGCCGTGCTGGTTAAGCATCACAGGGCGTCGAGGGAGTCTGCGGGCGCACGCACCTTGGCCAAAGAGCTGCAAGCTGATGGACATCGTGTCGGGCGGTACATGGCCCGCAGCTTGATGCGCGAAGCTGGTATCGCCAGCCGTCAGCGCCGGCGCCATAAGTACAAATCGCCCGGCGTTGAGGCGTTGGTGGCGCCGCACGTCCTCAAGCGCAAGTTTGATGTCACGGCGGTCAATCAGGTGTGGTGCGGGGACGTGACGTATATCAAGGTCGGTAAGCGGTGGCTGTATTTCGCGGCGGTTCTGGATTTGTACGCCCGCCGGATCGTGGGCTGGTCGTTTTCGATGATCTCCGATGCCACCCTGACCTGCGAAGCCTTGCGGATGGCGGTTGAGTTGCGCAGTCGCCCAAAAGACGTACTGTTTCACTCAGACCAAGGTTGTCAGTACACCAGCCATAAGTTCAGGAATGAGCTGCTGGCACACGGGCTCCGGCAAAGCATGAGCCGTAAGGGCGAGTGCTGGGACAACGCTCCGATGGAGCGCTTCTTTGGCAGTTTGAAATCAGAGTGGGTGCCCGAAACAGGCTACGGATCGGAACATGAGGCCCGAGCGGATGTGCAGCGCTATGTCTCGCGCTACAACATCGCCAGGCCTCACAGTTACAACGACTACCGGCCGCCAGTCACGATGGAGAGACTGGCGGCGTAA
- the cmoB gene encoding tRNA 5-methoxyuridine(34)/uridine 5-oxyacetic acid(34) synthase CmoB, with translation MIDLSPLARRLAGTPLADWANTLQAQLDKKMEKGHGDLERWQSALDALPKIQPSEVDLLNGLTLDTDCDDATRAQMRTALMGLSPWRKGPFDLFGVHVDTEWRSDWKWSRVAPHLDLKGKRILDVGCGNGYYMWRMLGAGADSVIGVDPNWLFFCQFQAVQRYLSEPNAWHLPFPFEDLPPNLEGFDTVFSMGVFYHRRSPIEHLLALKDCLVKGGELVLETLVIEGDQQQVLVPEDRYAQMRNVWFLPSVPALMLWLRRAGFTDVKCVDVSVTTIEEQRGTEWMKYQSLSDFLDPDDHSKTVEGLPAPMRAVIVARK, from the coding sequence ATGATTGATCTGTCCCCCCTCGCCCGCCGCTTGGCGGGCACTCCGCTGGCCGATTGGGCCAACACCCTACAAGCGCAACTCGACAAGAAGATGGAAAAGGGTCACGGCGACCTCGAGCGCTGGCAAAGTGCGCTGGACGCCTTGCCGAAGATCCAGCCGAGCGAAGTGGATTTGCTGAACGGTCTGACGCTGGACACCGATTGCGACGACGCAACCCGCGCGCAGATGCGTACAGCGCTGATGGGCTTGTCGCCGTGGCGCAAAGGGCCGTTCGATCTGTTCGGCGTGCATGTCGATACTGAATGGCGCTCGGACTGGAAATGGTCGCGGGTCGCCCCGCACCTGGACCTGAAGGGCAAACGCATCCTCGATGTCGGCTGCGGCAACGGCTACTACATGTGGCGCATGCTCGGTGCCGGAGCGGACAGCGTGATCGGCGTCGATCCGAACTGGCTGTTCTTTTGCCAGTTCCAGGCGGTGCAGCGTTACCTGTCCGAGCCGAATGCCTGGCACCTGCCGTTCCCGTTCGAAGACCTGCCGCCCAATCTTGAAGGGTTCGACACGGTGTTTTCCATGGGCGTGTTCTACCACCGCCGTTCACCGATCGAGCATTTGCTGGCGCTGAAGGATTGCCTGGTCAAGGGCGGCGAACTGGTGCTGGAAACGCTGGTGATCGAAGGCGATCAGCAGCAAGTGCTGGTGCCGGAAGATCGCTATGCGCAGATGCGCAATGTGTGGTTCCTGCCGTCGGTGCCGGCGCTGATGCTCTGGTTGCGCCGCGCCGGGTTCACGGATGTGAAGTGCGTGGATGTGAGCGTGACGACCATCGAGGAACAGCGCGGGACGGAGTGGATGAAGTATCAGTCGCTGAGTGATTTCCTTGATCCGGACGATCACAGCAAGACTGTTGAAGGGCTGCCGGCGCCGATGCGTGCCGTGATCGTCGCTCGCAAGTAA